Proteins encoded together in one Oncorhynchus mykiss isolate Arlee chromosome 7, USDA_OmykA_1.1, whole genome shotgun sequence window:
- the LOC110527696 gene encoding inhibin beta B chain, producing the protein MNANRSTSKATRGTTFSNMLSLILSDLKLAPASKIHSIHVSREPTNMLFSSSTFLMFSLMTSLLVKGLETATTAGTTSGCASCGIPPMEKNSEQRLLVEIAKQQILNKLHLKERPNITSTVPSAALITALRKLHAGRVRPDGTIELEMKINDTKDQGYEIVSFAEMDEMDTTGAQPRLTFQFLQEQGHSIQVLQSALWLYVRSSDAPNSGPRPTVTAHIYLSGPGESCSNRTLLLEKILDVQKSNWYTFPITHTLQAFMDGGQRLLQLEVTCAETGVAGENGVSQNLCELGKTVDMVHQPFMVAQVRLREDPKHILQKRSLQCGDDVTVCCKKDFYVKFKDIQWQDWIIAPEGYHMNYCMGQCPQALAGSPGIASSFHATVFSQLKANGINTAVSSCCVPIQRRPLSMVYFNSQHSIVKTDVPDMIVESCGCT; encoded by the exons ATGAATGCAAATAGATCAACATCCAAAGCAACTCGGGGAACAACTTTTTCAAACATGCTCTCTTTAATATTATCGGATCTTAAACTTGCGCCTGCTTCTAAAATACATAGTATCCATGTGTCTAGAGAGCCCACCAACATGCTATTTTCTTCTTCCACATTTCTAATGTTTTCATTGATGACGTCTCTGCTGGTGAAGGGACTGGAGACTGCGACCACCGCAGGGACCACGTCTGGCTGCGCGTCTTGTGGCATTCCGCCGATGGAGAAGAATTCGGAGCAGAGGCTCCTGGTTGAGATCGCCAAGCAACAGATCTTGAACAAGCTGCACCTGAAAGAGAGACCGAACATCACCTCGACTGTGCCCAGCGCTGCGCTTATCACGGCTCTCCGCAAACTGCACGCGGGGCGAGTCAGACCGGACGGCACCATTGAACTTGAAATGAAGATCAATGATACAAAAGATCAGGGATATGAAATAGTGAGTTTCGCAGAAATGG ATGAGATGGACACTACTGGTGCTCAGCCACGCCTCACCTTCCAGTTCCTGCAGGAGCAAGGCCACAGCATTCAGGTGCTCCAGTCAGCCCTGTGGCTGTACGTCCGCTCCTCTGACGCCCCTAACTCGGGGCCCCGCCCCACCGTCACAGCCCACATCTACCTCTCCGGGCCTGGGGAAAGCTGCTCTAACCGCACCCTCCTCCTAGAGAAGATCCTGGATGTGCAGAAGAGCAACTGGTACACCTTCCCCATTACACACACCCTGCAAGCGTTCATGGACGGGGGCCAGCGGCTGCTACAGCTGGAAGTCACCTGCGCAGAGACTGGGGTAGCCGGGGAGAATGGCGTTAGCCAGAACCTGTGTGAGCTGGGTAAGACCGTGGACATGGTCCACCAGCCGTTCATGGTGGCCCAGGTGCGGCTCCGCGAGGACCCCAAACACATCCTCCAGAAGAGGTCCCTGCAGTGCGGAGATGATGTTACAGTCTGCTGCAAGAAGGACTTCTACGTGAAGTTCAAGGATATCCAGTGGCAGGACTGGATAATAGCTccagaagggtaccacatgaattACTGTATGGGCCAGTGTCCCCAGGCCCTGGCTGGGTCTCCAGGCATCGCGTCTTCCTTCCACGCTACAGTCTTCAGCCAGCTCAAAGCCAATGGCATCAATACAGCAGTGTCTTCCTGCTGTGTGCCCATCCAGCGCAGGCCTCTGTCTATGGTCTACTTCAACTCACAGCACAGCATCGTCAAGACCGACGTCCCTGACATGATCGTAGAGTCCTGCGGCTGTACGTAA